One Ictalurus furcatus strain D&B chromosome 25, Billie_1.0, whole genome shotgun sequence DNA window includes the following coding sequences:
- the hook1 gene encoding protein Hook homolog 1 isoform X3, giving the protein MDLNKTVLCESLIIWLQTFNTAAPCTTVEDLTTGAAMAQALHQIDPSWFNDSWLTRIKEDVGDNLRLKLNNLKKILQMIVDYYNEVLNQQMSGFPLPDVVRVAELSDPVELGRLLQLILGCAVKCERKQDYIQIIMTLEESVQHVVMTAIQELMSKESMAQFGTEPQGDVEQQQLKKALQDLTELRAEKDELAQRCQELDIQVAILQEERNSLLAENDVLTDRASQLDSLDDPSTPSGKKHSQLQLQLEQFQEENFRLEAAKDDYRIHCEELEKQLVELQHRNDELTSLAEESRSLKDELDILRSCSDRAVKLEASVETYRKKLEDLGDLRRQMKALEEKNMTYMHNTVSLEEELRKANAARAQLETYKRQVQELHRKLSEETRRADNLAFEMKKFEETHEALLKEKERIIIERDSLRETNEELRCTQAQQDQLLQAEMYKTGSPSRDNLAAEMLPIEYREKFIRLQHENKMLRVQQDDSENERITELQMQLEEAQRSRSELDTENRLNRERISELQQQVEDLQKALQTQGAKPDDSNLKRKLDAHMVQLNEAQDEIMKKKELLEDLQPDVSQTSLKVDELMAALKKKDDDMRAMEDRYKMYLEKARNVIRALDPKLNPASAEIQSLKLQLSEKEKRIIALERECEQAKLREYEEKLIVTAWYNKSLNFHKLAIESRLSGCSNSLVPPGQSFLAQQRQVTNARRTMSINVPASSSK; this is encoded by the exons ATGGATTTGAACAAAACGGTCTTATGTGAGAGCCTGATTATTTGG TTGCAAACCTTTAACACTGCAGCACCATGTACGACAGTGGAGGATCTGACCACAGGTGCTGCCATGGCACAAGCTCTGCATCAGAT AGATCCGTCCTGGTTCAATGATAGCTGGCTGACACGTATTAAGGAAGATGTTGGAGATAACCTGAGACTCAAG TTGAACAACCTTAAAAAGATCTTGCAGATGATTGTTGATTACTATAATGAG GTCCTGAATCAGCAGATGTCAGGCTTCCCCCTGCCTGATGTGGTGCGTGTGGCCGAACTCTCTGACCCCGTGGAGCTCGGACGCCTCTTGCAACTCATCCTTGGATGTGCGGTCAAATGTGAGAGGAAACAAG ATTATATCCAGATCATAATGACCCTGGAGGAATCTGTGCAGCATGTAGTCATGACAGCCATTCAGGAG CTAATGAGCAAAGAGTCCATGGCccagtttgggacagagccaCAGGGGGATGTAGAACAGCAG CAGCTGAAGAAAGCTCTGCAGGACTTGACCGAGCTGAGGGCAGAGAAAGATGAACTAGCTCAACGCTGCCAGGAGCTCGATATCCAA GTGGCAATTCTGCAGGAAGAGCGGAATAGCCTCCTAGCGGAGAACGATGTCCTGACGGATCGAGCCAGTCAGTTGGATTCCCTTGATGATCCCAGCACTCCATCAGGGAAGAAACACAGTCAGCTCCAGCTGCAACTAGAGCAATTCCAAGAGGAGAACTTCAG ACTGGAGGCGGCTAAAGATGACTACCGTATTCACTGTGAGGAGCTGGAGAAGCAGCTGGTGGAGCTTCAGCATCGTAATGATGAACTCACCAGCCTGGCCGAGGAGTCTCGCTCACTGAAGGACGAGCTCGACATACTGAG gagctgCTCTGACAGGGCAGTGAAGCTTGAAGCCTCTGTGGAGACATACAGGAAGAAGCTGGAGGATCTTGGTGACCTAAGAAGACAGATGAAGGCTCTGGAAGAGAAGAACATGACTTACATGCACAACACTGTCAGTCTCGAGGAGGAGCTGCGCAAGGCCAATGCTGCTCGCGCCCAGCTAGAAACGTACAAGAGACAG GTCCAGGAGCTTCACAGGAAGTTGTCTGAAGAGACTCGCAGAGCCGATAATCTGGCCTTCGAGATGAAAAAGTTTGAAGAAACGCATGAAGCCTTACTGAAGGAGAAAGAG AGGATCATCATTGAGCGAGACTCTCTAAGAGAGACCAATGAGGAACTTCGTTGTACACAAGCTCAACAAGACCAACTTCTGCAAGCAG AAATGTATAAGACCGGGAGTCCGAGCCGGGACAACTTGGCAGCTGAGATGTTGCCCATCGAGTACAG gGAGAAGTTCATTCGTTTGCAGCATGAGAATAAGATGCTGCGAGTGCAACAGGACGACTCGGAGAATGAGCGTATCACTGAGCTCCAGATGCAGCTGGAGGAGGCACAGCGTTCACGCAGTGAGCTAGACACTGAGAACAG GTTGAACAGAGAGCGCATCAGTGAGCTGCAGCAGCAGGTTGAAGATTTGCAGAAAGCCCTACAGACCCAGGGAGCCAAACCTGATGAT tctAACTTGAAGAGGAAGCTGGATGCTCATAT GGTGCAACTAAATGAAGCACAAGATGAGATCATGAAGAAAAAGGAGCTACTGGAGGACCTACAGCCAGATGTGTCTCAAACCT CACTGAAGGTGGATGAACTGATGGCTGCTCTGAAGAAGAAGGACGATGACATGCGGGCGATGGAGGACAGATACAAAATGTATCTGGAGAAAGCGCGCAAT GTGATCCGAGCACTGGACCCAAAATTGAACCCAGCCTCAGCTGAGATCCAGTCCCTGAAGCTCCAGCTgtcagagaaggagaagagaatAATTGCTCTAGAG agagagtgtgagcaGGCTAAGCTGAGAGAGTATGAGGAGAAACTGATTGTGACTGCATGGTACAATAAG AGCCTGAATTTTCATAAGCTGGCGATTGAGTCTCGTCTGAGTGGGTGCTCTAACTCGCTGGTGCCACCTGGCCAGTCCTTCCTGGCCCAGCAACGTCAGGTGACCAACGCACGACGCACCATGTCAATCAACGTGCCTGCCAGCTCCTCCAAGTGA
- the hook1 gene encoding protein Hook homolog 1 isoform X4: MDLNKTVLCESLIIWLQTFNTAAPCTTVEDLTTGAAMAQALHQIDPSWFNDSWLTRIKEDVGDNLRLKLNNLKKILQMIVDYYNEVLNQQMSGFPLPDVVRVAELSDPVELGRLLQLILGCAVKCERKQDYIQIIMTLEESVQHVVMTAIQELMSKESMAQFGTEPQGDVEQQLKKALQDLTELRAEKDELAQRCQELDIQVAILQEERNSLLAENDVLTDRASQLDSLDDPSTPSGKKHSQLQLQLEQFQEENFRLEAAKDDYRIHCEELEKQLVELQHRNDELTSLAEESRSLKDELDILRSCSDRAVKLEASVETYRKKLEDLGDLRRQMKALEEKNMTYMHNTVSLEEELRKANAARAQLETYKRQVQELHRKLSEETRRADNLAFEMKKFEETHEALLKEKERIIIERDSLRETNEELRCTQAQQDQLLQAEMYKTGSPSRDNLAAEMLPIEYREKFIRLQHENKMLRVQQDDSENERITELQMQLEEAQRSRSELDTENRLNRERISELQQQVEDLQKALQTQGAKPDDSNLKRKLDAHMVQLNEAQDEIMKKKELLEDLQPDVSQTSLKVDELMAALKKKDDDMRAMEDRYKMYLEKARNVIRALDPKLNPASAEIQSLKLQLSEKEKRIIALERECEQAKLREYEEKLIVTAWYNKSLNFHKLAIESRLSGCSNSLVPPGQSFLAQQRQVTNARRTMSINVPASSSK, encoded by the exons ATGGATTTGAACAAAACGGTCTTATGTGAGAGCCTGATTATTTGG TTGCAAACCTTTAACACTGCAGCACCATGTACGACAGTGGAGGATCTGACCACAGGTGCTGCCATGGCACAAGCTCTGCATCAGAT AGATCCGTCCTGGTTCAATGATAGCTGGCTGACACGTATTAAGGAAGATGTTGGAGATAACCTGAGACTCAAG TTGAACAACCTTAAAAAGATCTTGCAGATGATTGTTGATTACTATAATGAG GTCCTGAATCAGCAGATGTCAGGCTTCCCCCTGCCTGATGTGGTGCGTGTGGCCGAACTCTCTGACCCCGTGGAGCTCGGACGCCTCTTGCAACTCATCCTTGGATGTGCGGTCAAATGTGAGAGGAAACAAG ATTATATCCAGATCATAATGACCCTGGAGGAATCTGTGCAGCATGTAGTCATGACAGCCATTCAGGAG CTAATGAGCAAAGAGTCCATGGCccagtttgggacagagccaCAGGGGGATGTAGAACAGCAG CTGAAGAAAGCTCTGCAGGACTTGACCGAGCTGAGGGCAGAGAAAGATGAACTAGCTCAACGCTGCCAGGAGCTCGATATCCAA GTGGCAATTCTGCAGGAAGAGCGGAATAGCCTCCTAGCGGAGAACGATGTCCTGACGGATCGAGCCAGTCAGTTGGATTCCCTTGATGATCCCAGCACTCCATCAGGGAAGAAACACAGTCAGCTCCAGCTGCAACTAGAGCAATTCCAAGAGGAGAACTTCAG ACTGGAGGCGGCTAAAGATGACTACCGTATTCACTGTGAGGAGCTGGAGAAGCAGCTGGTGGAGCTTCAGCATCGTAATGATGAACTCACCAGCCTGGCCGAGGAGTCTCGCTCACTGAAGGACGAGCTCGACATACTGAG gagctgCTCTGACAGGGCAGTGAAGCTTGAAGCCTCTGTGGAGACATACAGGAAGAAGCTGGAGGATCTTGGTGACCTAAGAAGACAGATGAAGGCTCTGGAAGAGAAGAACATGACTTACATGCACAACACTGTCAGTCTCGAGGAGGAGCTGCGCAAGGCCAATGCTGCTCGCGCCCAGCTAGAAACGTACAAGAGACAG GTCCAGGAGCTTCACAGGAAGTTGTCTGAAGAGACTCGCAGAGCCGATAATCTGGCCTTCGAGATGAAAAAGTTTGAAGAAACGCATGAAGCCTTACTGAAGGAGAAAGAG AGGATCATCATTGAGCGAGACTCTCTAAGAGAGACCAATGAGGAACTTCGTTGTACACAAGCTCAACAAGACCAACTTCTGCAAGCAG AAATGTATAAGACCGGGAGTCCGAGCCGGGACAACTTGGCAGCTGAGATGTTGCCCATCGAGTACAG gGAGAAGTTCATTCGTTTGCAGCATGAGAATAAGATGCTGCGAGTGCAACAGGACGACTCGGAGAATGAGCGTATCACTGAGCTCCAGATGCAGCTGGAGGAGGCACAGCGTTCACGCAGTGAGCTAGACACTGAGAACAG GTTGAACAGAGAGCGCATCAGTGAGCTGCAGCAGCAGGTTGAAGATTTGCAGAAAGCCCTACAGACCCAGGGAGCCAAACCTGATGAT tctAACTTGAAGAGGAAGCTGGATGCTCATAT GGTGCAACTAAATGAAGCACAAGATGAGATCATGAAGAAAAAGGAGCTACTGGAGGACCTACAGCCAGATGTGTCTCAAACCT CACTGAAGGTGGATGAACTGATGGCTGCTCTGAAGAAGAAGGACGATGACATGCGGGCGATGGAGGACAGATACAAAATGTATCTGGAGAAAGCGCGCAAT GTGATCCGAGCACTGGACCCAAAATTGAACCCAGCCTCAGCTGAGATCCAGTCCCTGAAGCTCCAGCTgtcagagaaggagaagagaatAATTGCTCTAGAG agagagtgtgagcaGGCTAAGCTGAGAGAGTATGAGGAGAAACTGATTGTGACTGCATGGTACAATAAG AGCCTGAATTTTCATAAGCTGGCGATTGAGTCTCGTCTGAGTGGGTGCTCTAACTCGCTGGTGCCACCTGGCCAGTCCTTCCTGGCCCAGCAACGTCAGGTGACCAACGCACGACGCACCATGTCAATCAACGTGCCTGCCAGCTCCTCCAAGTGA
- the hook1 gene encoding protein Hook homolog 1 isoform X2: MDLNKTVLCESLIIWLQTFNTAAPCTTVEDLTTGAAMAQALHQIDPSWFNDSWLTRIKEDVGDNLRLKLNNLKKILQMIVDYYNEVLNQQMSGFPLPDVVRVAELSDPVELGRLLQLILGCAVKCERKQDYIQIIMTLEESVQHVVMTAIQELMSKESMAQFGTEPQGDVEQQLKKALQDLTELRAEKDELAQRCQELDIQVAILQEERNSLLAENDVLTDRASQLDSLDDPSTPSGKKHSQLQLQLEQFQEENFRLEAAKDDYRIHCEELEKQLVELQHRNDELTSLAEESRSLKDELDILRSCSDRAVKLEASVETYRKKLEDLGDLRRQMKALEEKNMTYMHNTVSLEEELRKANAARAQLETYKRQVQELHRKLSEETRRADNLAFEMKKFEETHEALLKEKERIIIERDSLRETNEELRCTQAQQDQLLQAEMYKTGSPSRDNLAAEMLPIEYREKFIRLQHENKMLRVQQDDSENERITELQMQLEEAQRSRSELDTENRLNRERISELQQQVEDLQKALQTQGAKPDDSNLKRKLDAHMVQLNEAQDEIMKKKELLEDLQPDVSQTSALKVDELMAALKKKDDDMRAMEDRYKMYLEKARNVIRALDPKLNPASAEIQSLKLQLSEKEKRIIALERECEQAKLREYEEKLIVTAWYNKSLNFHKLAIESRLSGCSNSLVPPGQSFLAQQRQVTNARRTMSINVPASSSK; this comes from the exons ATGGATTTGAACAAAACGGTCTTATGTGAGAGCCTGATTATTTGG TTGCAAACCTTTAACACTGCAGCACCATGTACGACAGTGGAGGATCTGACCACAGGTGCTGCCATGGCACAAGCTCTGCATCAGAT AGATCCGTCCTGGTTCAATGATAGCTGGCTGACACGTATTAAGGAAGATGTTGGAGATAACCTGAGACTCAAG TTGAACAACCTTAAAAAGATCTTGCAGATGATTGTTGATTACTATAATGAG GTCCTGAATCAGCAGATGTCAGGCTTCCCCCTGCCTGATGTGGTGCGTGTGGCCGAACTCTCTGACCCCGTGGAGCTCGGACGCCTCTTGCAACTCATCCTTGGATGTGCGGTCAAATGTGAGAGGAAACAAG ATTATATCCAGATCATAATGACCCTGGAGGAATCTGTGCAGCATGTAGTCATGACAGCCATTCAGGAG CTAATGAGCAAAGAGTCCATGGCccagtttgggacagagccaCAGGGGGATGTAGAACAGCAG CTGAAGAAAGCTCTGCAGGACTTGACCGAGCTGAGGGCAGAGAAAGATGAACTAGCTCAACGCTGCCAGGAGCTCGATATCCAA GTGGCAATTCTGCAGGAAGAGCGGAATAGCCTCCTAGCGGAGAACGATGTCCTGACGGATCGAGCCAGTCAGTTGGATTCCCTTGATGATCCCAGCACTCCATCAGGGAAGAAACACAGTCAGCTCCAGCTGCAACTAGAGCAATTCCAAGAGGAGAACTTCAG ACTGGAGGCGGCTAAAGATGACTACCGTATTCACTGTGAGGAGCTGGAGAAGCAGCTGGTGGAGCTTCAGCATCGTAATGATGAACTCACCAGCCTGGCCGAGGAGTCTCGCTCACTGAAGGACGAGCTCGACATACTGAG gagctgCTCTGACAGGGCAGTGAAGCTTGAAGCCTCTGTGGAGACATACAGGAAGAAGCTGGAGGATCTTGGTGACCTAAGAAGACAGATGAAGGCTCTGGAAGAGAAGAACATGACTTACATGCACAACACTGTCAGTCTCGAGGAGGAGCTGCGCAAGGCCAATGCTGCTCGCGCCCAGCTAGAAACGTACAAGAGACAG GTCCAGGAGCTTCACAGGAAGTTGTCTGAAGAGACTCGCAGAGCCGATAATCTGGCCTTCGAGATGAAAAAGTTTGAAGAAACGCATGAAGCCTTACTGAAGGAGAAAGAG AGGATCATCATTGAGCGAGACTCTCTAAGAGAGACCAATGAGGAACTTCGTTGTACACAAGCTCAACAAGACCAACTTCTGCAAGCAG AAATGTATAAGACCGGGAGTCCGAGCCGGGACAACTTGGCAGCTGAGATGTTGCCCATCGAGTACAG gGAGAAGTTCATTCGTTTGCAGCATGAGAATAAGATGCTGCGAGTGCAACAGGACGACTCGGAGAATGAGCGTATCACTGAGCTCCAGATGCAGCTGGAGGAGGCACAGCGTTCACGCAGTGAGCTAGACACTGAGAACAG GTTGAACAGAGAGCGCATCAGTGAGCTGCAGCAGCAGGTTGAAGATTTGCAGAAAGCCCTACAGACCCAGGGAGCCAAACCTGATGAT tctAACTTGAAGAGGAAGCTGGATGCTCATAT GGTGCAACTAAATGAAGCACAAGATGAGATCATGAAGAAAAAGGAGCTACTGGAGGACCTACAGCCAGATGTGTCTCAAACCT CAGCACTGAAGGTGGATGAACTGATGGCTGCTCTGAAGAAGAAGGACGATGACATGCGGGCGATGGAGGACAGATACAAAATGTATCTGGAGAAAGCGCGCAAT GTGATCCGAGCACTGGACCCAAAATTGAACCCAGCCTCAGCTGAGATCCAGTCCCTGAAGCTCCAGCTgtcagagaaggagaagagaatAATTGCTCTAGAG agagagtgtgagcaGGCTAAGCTGAGAGAGTATGAGGAGAAACTGATTGTGACTGCATGGTACAATAAG AGCCTGAATTTTCATAAGCTGGCGATTGAGTCTCGTCTGAGTGGGTGCTCTAACTCGCTGGTGCCACCTGGCCAGTCCTTCCTGGCCCAGCAACGTCAGGTGACCAACGCACGACGCACCATGTCAATCAACGTGCCTGCCAGCTCCTCCAAGTGA
- the hook1 gene encoding protein Hook homolog 1 isoform X1, whose amino-acid sequence MDLNKTVLCESLIIWLQTFNTAAPCTTVEDLTTGAAMAQALHQIDPSWFNDSWLTRIKEDVGDNLRLKLNNLKKILQMIVDYYNEVLNQQMSGFPLPDVVRVAELSDPVELGRLLQLILGCAVKCERKQDYIQIIMTLEESVQHVVMTAIQELMSKESMAQFGTEPQGDVEQQQLKKALQDLTELRAEKDELAQRCQELDIQVAILQEERNSLLAENDVLTDRASQLDSLDDPSTPSGKKHSQLQLQLEQFQEENFRLEAAKDDYRIHCEELEKQLVELQHRNDELTSLAEESRSLKDELDILRSCSDRAVKLEASVETYRKKLEDLGDLRRQMKALEEKNMTYMHNTVSLEEELRKANAARAQLETYKRQVQELHRKLSEETRRADNLAFEMKKFEETHEALLKEKERIIIERDSLRETNEELRCTQAQQDQLLQAEMYKTGSPSRDNLAAEMLPIEYREKFIRLQHENKMLRVQQDDSENERITELQMQLEEAQRSRSELDTENRLNRERISELQQQVEDLQKALQTQGAKPDDSNLKRKLDAHMVQLNEAQDEIMKKKELLEDLQPDVSQTSALKVDELMAALKKKDDDMRAMEDRYKMYLEKARNVIRALDPKLNPASAEIQSLKLQLSEKEKRIIALERECEQAKLREYEEKLIVTAWYNKSLNFHKLAIESRLSGCSNSLVPPGQSFLAQQRQVTNARRTMSINVPASSSK is encoded by the exons ATGGATTTGAACAAAACGGTCTTATGTGAGAGCCTGATTATTTGG TTGCAAACCTTTAACACTGCAGCACCATGTACGACAGTGGAGGATCTGACCACAGGTGCTGCCATGGCACAAGCTCTGCATCAGAT AGATCCGTCCTGGTTCAATGATAGCTGGCTGACACGTATTAAGGAAGATGTTGGAGATAACCTGAGACTCAAG TTGAACAACCTTAAAAAGATCTTGCAGATGATTGTTGATTACTATAATGAG GTCCTGAATCAGCAGATGTCAGGCTTCCCCCTGCCTGATGTGGTGCGTGTGGCCGAACTCTCTGACCCCGTGGAGCTCGGACGCCTCTTGCAACTCATCCTTGGATGTGCGGTCAAATGTGAGAGGAAACAAG ATTATATCCAGATCATAATGACCCTGGAGGAATCTGTGCAGCATGTAGTCATGACAGCCATTCAGGAG CTAATGAGCAAAGAGTCCATGGCccagtttgggacagagccaCAGGGGGATGTAGAACAGCAG CAGCTGAAGAAAGCTCTGCAGGACTTGACCGAGCTGAGGGCAGAGAAAGATGAACTAGCTCAACGCTGCCAGGAGCTCGATATCCAA GTGGCAATTCTGCAGGAAGAGCGGAATAGCCTCCTAGCGGAGAACGATGTCCTGACGGATCGAGCCAGTCAGTTGGATTCCCTTGATGATCCCAGCACTCCATCAGGGAAGAAACACAGTCAGCTCCAGCTGCAACTAGAGCAATTCCAAGAGGAGAACTTCAG ACTGGAGGCGGCTAAAGATGACTACCGTATTCACTGTGAGGAGCTGGAGAAGCAGCTGGTGGAGCTTCAGCATCGTAATGATGAACTCACCAGCCTGGCCGAGGAGTCTCGCTCACTGAAGGACGAGCTCGACATACTGAG gagctgCTCTGACAGGGCAGTGAAGCTTGAAGCCTCTGTGGAGACATACAGGAAGAAGCTGGAGGATCTTGGTGACCTAAGAAGACAGATGAAGGCTCTGGAAGAGAAGAACATGACTTACATGCACAACACTGTCAGTCTCGAGGAGGAGCTGCGCAAGGCCAATGCTGCTCGCGCCCAGCTAGAAACGTACAAGAGACAG GTCCAGGAGCTTCACAGGAAGTTGTCTGAAGAGACTCGCAGAGCCGATAATCTGGCCTTCGAGATGAAAAAGTTTGAAGAAACGCATGAAGCCTTACTGAAGGAGAAAGAG AGGATCATCATTGAGCGAGACTCTCTAAGAGAGACCAATGAGGAACTTCGTTGTACACAAGCTCAACAAGACCAACTTCTGCAAGCAG AAATGTATAAGACCGGGAGTCCGAGCCGGGACAACTTGGCAGCTGAGATGTTGCCCATCGAGTACAG gGAGAAGTTCATTCGTTTGCAGCATGAGAATAAGATGCTGCGAGTGCAACAGGACGACTCGGAGAATGAGCGTATCACTGAGCTCCAGATGCAGCTGGAGGAGGCACAGCGTTCACGCAGTGAGCTAGACACTGAGAACAG GTTGAACAGAGAGCGCATCAGTGAGCTGCAGCAGCAGGTTGAAGATTTGCAGAAAGCCCTACAGACCCAGGGAGCCAAACCTGATGAT tctAACTTGAAGAGGAAGCTGGATGCTCATAT GGTGCAACTAAATGAAGCACAAGATGAGATCATGAAGAAAAAGGAGCTACTGGAGGACCTACAGCCAGATGTGTCTCAAACCT CAGCACTGAAGGTGGATGAACTGATGGCTGCTCTGAAGAAGAAGGACGATGACATGCGGGCGATGGAGGACAGATACAAAATGTATCTGGAGAAAGCGCGCAAT GTGATCCGAGCACTGGACCCAAAATTGAACCCAGCCTCAGCTGAGATCCAGTCCCTGAAGCTCCAGCTgtcagagaaggagaagagaatAATTGCTCTAGAG agagagtgtgagcaGGCTAAGCTGAGAGAGTATGAGGAGAAACTGATTGTGACTGCATGGTACAATAAG AGCCTGAATTTTCATAAGCTGGCGATTGAGTCTCGTCTGAGTGGGTGCTCTAACTCGCTGGTGCCACCTGGCCAGTCCTTCCTGGCCCAGCAACGTCAGGTGACCAACGCACGACGCACCATGTCAATCAACGTGCCTGCCAGCTCCTCCAAGTGA
- the hook1 gene encoding protein Hook homolog 1 isoform X5 yields MDLNKTVLCESLIIWLQTFNTAAPCTTVEDLTTGAAMAQALHQIDPSWFNDSWLTRIKEDVGDNLRLKLNNLKKILQMIVDYYNEVLNQQMSGFPLPDVVRVAELSDPVELGRLLQLILGCAVKCERKQDYIQIIMTLEESVQHVVMTAIQELMSKESMAQFGTEPQGDVEQQQLKKALQDLTELRAEKDELAQRCQELDIQVAILQEERNSLLAENDVLTDRASQLDSLDDPSTPSGKKHSQLQLQLEQFQEENFRLEAAKDDYRIHCEELEKQLVELQHRNDELTSLAEESRSLKDELDILRSCSDRAVKLEASVETYRKKLEDLGDLRRQMKALEEKNMTYMHNTVSLEEELRKANAARAQLETYKRQVQELHRKLSEETRRADNLAFEMKKFEETHEALLKEKERIIIERDSLRETNEELRCTQAQQDQLLQAEMYKTGSPSRDNLAAEMLPIEYREKFIRLQHENKMLRVQQDDSENERITELQMQLEEAQRSRSELDTENRLNRERISELQQQVEDLQKALQTQGAKPDDSNLKRKLDAHMVQLNEAQDEIMKKKELLEDLQPDVSQTYGMRCFS; encoded by the exons ATGGATTTGAACAAAACGGTCTTATGTGAGAGCCTGATTATTTGG TTGCAAACCTTTAACACTGCAGCACCATGTACGACAGTGGAGGATCTGACCACAGGTGCTGCCATGGCACAAGCTCTGCATCAGAT AGATCCGTCCTGGTTCAATGATAGCTGGCTGACACGTATTAAGGAAGATGTTGGAGATAACCTGAGACTCAAG TTGAACAACCTTAAAAAGATCTTGCAGATGATTGTTGATTACTATAATGAG GTCCTGAATCAGCAGATGTCAGGCTTCCCCCTGCCTGATGTGGTGCGTGTGGCCGAACTCTCTGACCCCGTGGAGCTCGGACGCCTCTTGCAACTCATCCTTGGATGTGCGGTCAAATGTGAGAGGAAACAAG ATTATATCCAGATCATAATGACCCTGGAGGAATCTGTGCAGCATGTAGTCATGACAGCCATTCAGGAG CTAATGAGCAAAGAGTCCATGGCccagtttgggacagagccaCAGGGGGATGTAGAACAGCAG CAGCTGAAGAAAGCTCTGCAGGACTTGACCGAGCTGAGGGCAGAGAAAGATGAACTAGCTCAACGCTGCCAGGAGCTCGATATCCAA GTGGCAATTCTGCAGGAAGAGCGGAATAGCCTCCTAGCGGAGAACGATGTCCTGACGGATCGAGCCAGTCAGTTGGATTCCCTTGATGATCCCAGCACTCCATCAGGGAAGAAACACAGTCAGCTCCAGCTGCAACTAGAGCAATTCCAAGAGGAGAACTTCAG ACTGGAGGCGGCTAAAGATGACTACCGTATTCACTGTGAGGAGCTGGAGAAGCAGCTGGTGGAGCTTCAGCATCGTAATGATGAACTCACCAGCCTGGCCGAGGAGTCTCGCTCACTGAAGGACGAGCTCGACATACTGAG gagctgCTCTGACAGGGCAGTGAAGCTTGAAGCCTCTGTGGAGACATACAGGAAGAAGCTGGAGGATCTTGGTGACCTAAGAAGACAGATGAAGGCTCTGGAAGAGAAGAACATGACTTACATGCACAACACTGTCAGTCTCGAGGAGGAGCTGCGCAAGGCCAATGCTGCTCGCGCCCAGCTAGAAACGTACAAGAGACAG GTCCAGGAGCTTCACAGGAAGTTGTCTGAAGAGACTCGCAGAGCCGATAATCTGGCCTTCGAGATGAAAAAGTTTGAAGAAACGCATGAAGCCTTACTGAAGGAGAAAGAG AGGATCATCATTGAGCGAGACTCTCTAAGAGAGACCAATGAGGAACTTCGTTGTACACAAGCTCAACAAGACCAACTTCTGCAAGCAG AAATGTATAAGACCGGGAGTCCGAGCCGGGACAACTTGGCAGCTGAGATGTTGCCCATCGAGTACAG gGAGAAGTTCATTCGTTTGCAGCATGAGAATAAGATGCTGCGAGTGCAACAGGACGACTCGGAGAATGAGCGTATCACTGAGCTCCAGATGCAGCTGGAGGAGGCACAGCGTTCACGCAGTGAGCTAGACACTGAGAACAG GTTGAACAGAGAGCGCATCAGTGAGCTGCAGCAGCAGGTTGAAGATTTGCAGAAAGCCCTACAGACCCAGGGAGCCAAACCTGATGAT tctAACTTGAAGAGGAAGCTGGATGCTCATAT GGTGCAACTAAATGAAGCACAAGATGAGATCATGAAGAAAAAGGAGCTACTGGAGGACCTACAGCCAGATGTGTCTCAAACCT atggtatgaggtgcttctcctga